One Luteimonas sp. MC1825 DNA segment encodes these proteins:
- a CDS encoding indolepyruvate ferredoxin oxidoreductase family protein: MTSTAELSSPASANLGLTHGVTDHDYGLEDKYTRTRGRIYLSGVQALVRLPMMQRLRDQSAGLDTAGFISGYRGSPLGGFDLELWRARKHLEAAQVRFQPGLNEDLGATMVWGTQQTNLFPGAKVEGVFGMWYGKGPGVDRSGDVFKHANAAGTSRLGGVLALAADDHACRSSTLPHGSEGEFSSALMPILNPAGVQDILDLGLVGWAMSRYTGRWIGFKTIAETVESSASVDVDPFARQIIIPDDFELPPGGLNIRWPDPPMDQEMRLHRYAVKAAQAFARANGIDRVVIDSPAARLGIVTTGKSYLDVLQALEYLGLDAHACAELGIRVYKVGMTWPLEPVGIRAFARGLEDILVVEEKHAFIESQMKELFYNFDFGLDGGRRPSIVGKYDEAGEWILPSTGELTPATIAAVIARRIQRFHDSAHMRDVLRWMEDKEGALALPRAQFPRVPHYCSGCPHNTSTQVPEGSRAMAGIGCHYMVTWMDRSTDTFTHMGGEGVTWSGQAPFTETPHVFQNLGDGTYFHSGTLAIRQSVATGVNITYKILYNDAVAMTGGQPVDGTLSVPQIAHQVRSEGVEVIALLSDEIEKWSDPSIFPAGVTFHDRRELDAVQKRLREVKGTSVLIFDQTCATEKRRRRKRGKLVDPPKRVFVNTLVCEGCGDCGKKSFCVSVLPKETEFGRKREIDQSNCNKDYSCVEGFCPSFVTVLGGKPRKGRKVNAAEHLAHLPEPVFASDLAQPWNILITGVGGTGVVTIGALIGMAGHLEGRGSTVLDQTGLAQKGGAVTTHIRIARAPDNIHASRIAAGEADLVLGCDMVVVNDYWALSKIRAGRSQVVLNSHEAMPGSFTTRPDMQFPAADIASAVRQALGGDAAEGATAADAALHMVDATQLANALMGDAIASNLFMLGYAWQRGLVPLAFESLMRAVDLNGAAVEMNRTAFAWGRLAAVNPDVVYDAAGVVRNARTTVEATPHALDALPPGDWEGNEWGATSAPKPARQEDDLRHLPSGADQVAYLPLDDPRLSRSLDELVARRAAFLSDYQNAKYARRYTDFVAKVRAAEQARAPGASDLGEAVARYFFKLMAYKDEYEVARLYTSGEFKRRLEQQFEGDYTLQFHLAPPLLAKRNANGELQKQAFGPWMLTAFGVLAKLRGLRGTALDVFGYTEERRMERALIDDYERTVGGLLDGLDSGNIALAAEIASIPEHIRGYGHVKHAHLETARAREAELLREWANPLRIVQAA; encoded by the coding sequence ATGACCAGCACCGCCGAACTTTCCTCGCCCGCGTCCGCCAACCTGGGCCTGACCCACGGCGTGACCGACCACGACTACGGCCTGGAGGACAAGTACACCCGCACCCGCGGCCGCATTTATCTTTCCGGGGTGCAGGCCCTGGTGCGCCTGCCGATGATGCAGCGCCTGCGCGACCAGTCCGCCGGGCTGGACACGGCCGGGTTCATTTCCGGCTACCGCGGCAGCCCGCTGGGCGGCTTCGACTTGGAGCTGTGGCGCGCGCGCAAGCACCTGGAGGCCGCGCAGGTGCGCTTCCAGCCGGGCCTCAACGAGGATCTCGGCGCCACCATGGTGTGGGGCACGCAGCAGACCAACCTGTTCCCGGGCGCCAAGGTCGAGGGCGTGTTCGGCATGTGGTACGGCAAGGGCCCCGGCGTGGACCGCTCCGGCGATGTGTTCAAGCACGCCAATGCGGCGGGCACCTCGCGCCTTGGCGGCGTGCTGGCGCTGGCCGCCGACGACCATGCCTGCCGCTCCTCCACCCTGCCGCACGGCTCGGAGGGCGAGTTCAGCAGCGCGCTGATGCCGATCCTCAACCCGGCCGGCGTGCAGGACATCCTCGACCTGGGCCTGGTGGGCTGGGCGATGAGCCGCTACACCGGGCGCTGGATCGGCTTCAAGACCATCGCCGAGACGGTGGAGTCCTCGGCGTCGGTGGACGTGGATCCGTTCGCGCGGCAGATCATCATCCCGGACGACTTCGAGCTGCCGCCGGGCGGGCTCAACATCCGCTGGCCGGATCCGCCGATGGACCAGGAGATGCGCTTGCACCGCTACGCGGTGAAGGCGGCGCAGGCGTTCGCGCGCGCCAACGGCATCGACCGCGTGGTGATCGATTCGCCGGCCGCGCGGCTGGGCATCGTGACCACCGGCAAGAGCTACCTCGACGTGCTGCAGGCGCTGGAATACCTGGGCCTCGATGCCCACGCCTGCGCCGAACTCGGGATCCGCGTCTACAAGGTCGGCATGACCTGGCCACTGGAGCCGGTGGGCATCCGCGCGTTCGCGCGTGGCCTGGAAGACATCCTGGTGGTGGAGGAGAAGCACGCCTTCATCGAGAGCCAGATGAAGGAGCTGTTCTACAACTTCGACTTCGGCCTCGACGGCGGCCGCAGGCCCAGCATCGTCGGCAAGTACGACGAGGCAGGCGAGTGGATCCTGCCCAGCACCGGCGAGCTCACCCCGGCGACGATCGCCGCGGTGATCGCGCGCCGCATCCAGCGTTTTCATGACAGCGCGCACATGCGCGACGTGCTGCGCTGGATGGAAGACAAGGAAGGCGCGCTGGCGCTGCCGCGCGCGCAGTTCCCGCGCGTGCCGCACTACTGCTCCGGCTGCCCGCACAACACCAGCACCCAGGTGCCGGAAGGCTCGCGCGCGATGGCCGGCATCGGCTGCCATTACATGGTCACGTGGATGGACCGCAGCACCGACACCTTCACCCACATGGGCGGTGAAGGCGTGACCTGGTCCGGGCAGGCGCCGTTCACCGAAACGCCGCACGTGTTCCAGAACCTCGGCGACGGCACCTACTTCCACTCCGGCACGCTGGCCATCCGCCAGTCGGTCGCGACCGGCGTCAACATCACCTACAAGATCCTCTACAACGACGCCGTGGCGATGACCGGCGGCCAGCCGGTGGACGGCACGCTGTCGGTGCCGCAGATCGCGCACCAGGTGCGAAGCGAAGGCGTGGAGGTGATCGCGCTGCTGTCCGACGAGATCGAGAAGTGGAGCGACCCGTCAATCTTCCCGGCCGGCGTCACTTTCCATGACCGTCGCGAGCTGGATGCGGTGCAGAAGCGCCTGCGCGAAGTGAAGGGCACGAGCGTCCTGATCTTCGACCAGACCTGCGCCACCGAGAAGCGCCGCCGTCGCAAGCGCGGCAAGCTGGTCGACCCGCCGAAGCGCGTGTTCGTGAACACCCTGGTGTGCGAGGGCTGCGGCGACTGCGGCAAGAAATCGTTCTGCGTCTCGGTGCTGCCGAAGGAAACCGAGTTCGGCCGCAAGCGCGAGATCGACCAGTCCAACTGCAACAAGGACTACAGCTGCGTCGAGGGCTTCTGCCCGAGCTTCGTCACCGTGCTCGGCGGCAAGCCGCGCAAGGGCCGCAAGGTCAACGCCGCCGAGCACCTGGCCCACCTGCCGGAGCCGGTGTTCGCCAGCGACCTCGCGCAGCCCTGGAACATCCTGATCACCGGGGTCGGCGGCACCGGCGTGGTGACCATCGGTGCGCTGATCGGCATGGCCGGACACCTGGAAGGACGCGGCTCCACCGTGCTCGACCAGACCGGGCTCGCGCAGAAGGGCGGCGCGGTGACCACCCACATCCGCATCGCGCGGGCACCGGACAACATCCACGCCTCGCGCATCGCCGCCGGCGAGGCCGACCTGGTGCTGGGTTGCGACATGGTGGTGGTGAACGACTACTGGGCGCTGTCGAAAATCCGCGCCGGCCGTTCGCAGGTGGTGCTCAACAGCCACGAGGCGATGCCCGGCAGCTTCACCACGCGCCCTGACATGCAGTTCCCCGCCGCCGACATCGCCAGCGCCGTGCGCCAGGCGCTCGGCGGCGACGCGGCCGAAGGCGCCACCGCCGCGGACGCCGCGCTGCACATGGTCGACGCCACCCAGCTGGCCAACGCGCTGATGGGCGACGCCATCGCCAGCAACCTGTTCATGCTCGGCTACGCCTGGCAGCGCGGCCTGGTGCCGCTGGCATTCGAGTCGCTGATGCGCGCGGTGGATTTGAACGGCGCCGCCGTGGAAATGAACCGCACCGCGTTCGCCTGGGGCCGCCTGGCCGCGGTGAACCCGGACGTCGTGTACGACGCCGCCGGCGTGGTGCGCAACGCCCGCACCACCGTCGAAGCGACCCCGCACGCGCTCGACGCGCTGCCGCCCGGCGACTGGGAAGGCAACGAATGGGGCGCCACCAGCGCGCCCAAGCCGGCGCGCCAGGAAGACGACCTGCGCCACCTGCCGTCCGGCGCCGACCAGGTCGCCTACCTGCCGCTCGACGACCCCCGCCTCTCGCGCTCGCTCGACGAACTGGTCGCACGCCGGGCCGCGTTCCTCAGCGACTACCAGAACGCGAAGTACGCCCGTCGCTACACCGATTTCGTGGCGAAGGTCCGCGCCGCCGAGCAGGCGCGCGCGCCCGGCGCCAGCGACCTCGGCGAGGCCGTCGCCCGCTACTTCTTCAAGCTCATGGCCTACAAGGACGAGTACGAAGTGGCGCGCCTGTACACCAGCGGCGAGTTCAAGCGCCGCCTGGAGCAGCAGTTCGAGGGCGACTACACGCTGCAGTTCCACCTTGCGCCGCCGCTGCTGGCCAAACGCAACGCCAACGGTGAACTGCAGAAGCAGGCCTTCGGCCCGTGGATGCTGACCGCGTTCGGCGTGCTGGCGAAGCTGCGCGGCCTGCGCGGCACCGCACTCGACGTGTTCGGCTACACCGAGGAGCGTCGCATGGAGCGCGCGCTGATCGACGACTACGAGCGCACCGTCGGCGGCCTGCTCGATGGCCTGGACAGCGGCAACATCGCGCTGGCCGCCGAAATCGCCTCGATCCCCGAGCACATCCGCGGCTACGGCCATGTCAAGCACGCGCACCTGGAGACCGCCAGGGCGCGCGAGGCGGAGCTGCTGCGCGAGTGGGCCAATCCGCTGCGGATCGTGCAGGCGGCCTGA
- a CDS encoding SDR family oxidoreductase — protein MDLELQGKAAIVTGAASGIGRAIALALSREGAHVVLADIDAAGCEQTLALMRKARAQAQGVVVRADAALLADHEATVNAALEAFGGLDIAVNNAGIGGEAHDTAEMSPEGWRKVIDINLNGVFYAMHAQLPALLARGGGAIVNLASILGATGWRTASAYVASKHGVVGLTKTAALEYATRGIRINAVGPGFVETPIIGEDPKVLAHLASLHPVQRLGQPAEVGDLVAYLASARASLVTGAYYPVDGGYLAQ, from the coding sequence ATGGATCTCGAACTGCAGGGCAAGGCCGCGATCGTCACCGGTGCGGCATCCGGCATCGGCCGCGCGATCGCGCTGGCGCTGTCGCGCGAGGGCGCGCACGTGGTGCTGGCCGACATCGACGCTGCCGGCTGCGAACAGACGCTGGCGCTGATGCGCAAGGCGCGCGCGCAGGCGCAGGGTGTGGTGGTACGCGCCGACGCGGCGTTGCTGGCCGACCACGAGGCCACGGTGAACGCGGCGCTGGAGGCGTTCGGTGGCCTCGACATCGCGGTCAACAACGCCGGCATCGGCGGCGAGGCGCACGACACCGCCGAGATGAGCCCGGAGGGTTGGCGCAAGGTGATCGACATCAACCTCAACGGCGTCTTCTATGCCATGCACGCGCAGCTGCCGGCGCTGCTGGCACGCGGCGGCGGGGCGATCGTCAACCTGGCCTCGATCCTGGGCGCCACCGGCTGGCGCACGGCGTCGGCCTACGTGGCATCCAAGCACGGCGTGGTCGGGCTGACGAAGACGGCGGCACTGGAGTACGCCACGCGCGGCATCCGCATCAACGCGGTGGGGCCCGGCTTCGTCGAGACGCCGATCATCGGCGAGGACCCGAAGGTGCTGGCGCACCTGGCCAGCCTGCATCCGGTGCAGCGCCTGGGCCAGCCGGCGGAAGTCGGCGACCTGGTCGCCTACCTCGCCAGCGCGCGTGCGAGCCTGGTGACCGGGGCCTACTACCCGGTCGACGGCGGCTACCTGGCGCAGTAG
- a CDS encoding DUF938 domain-containing protein has translation MLAAPKMDNAMHRDAAKPHAPSCDRNREPILAVLREHFADRSRVLEIASGTGQHAVHFAAAMPWLTWQASDMADNLPGIRAWLDEAGLPNTPPPIVLDALQSPWPAIDADAVFTANSLHIMGVDAVEALFRGVGRVLAGAPGGTFVAYGPFNYAGAYTSDSNRDFDAWLKARDPRSGIRDFEAVDALAVDAGLRLAADVAMPANNRCLAWRRDT, from the coding sequence ATGCTGGCCGCGCCGAAGATGGACAACGCCATGCACCGCGACGCCGCCAAACCCCACGCACCCTCCTGCGACCGCAACCGCGAGCCGATCCTGGCCGTGCTGCGCGAGCACTTCGCCGACCGCAGCCGGGTGCTGGAGATCGCCAGCGGCACCGGCCAGCACGCGGTGCATTTCGCCGCCGCCATGCCGTGGCTCACCTGGCAAGCTTCGGACATGGCCGACAACCTGCCCGGCATCCGTGCGTGGCTGGACGAGGCGGGCCTGCCGAACACGCCGCCGCCAATCGTGCTCGACGCGCTGCAGTCGCCGTGGCCCGCGATCGACGCCGATGCGGTGTTCACCGCCAACTCCCTGCACATCATGGGCGTGGACGCGGTGGAGGCGCTGTTCCGCGGCGTCGGGCGGGTCCTCGCGGGCGCGCCCGGCGGCACGTTCGTGGCCTACGGCCCGTTCAACTACGCCGGCGCGTACACCAGCGACAGCAACCGCGACTTCGATGCGTGGCTGAAGGCGCGCGACCCGCGCTCGGGCATCCGCGATTTCGAGGCGGTCGACGCACTGGCCGTCGATGCGGGGCTGCGCCTTGCCGCGGACGTGGCGATGCCGGCCAACAACCGCTGCCTGGCCTGGCGCCGCGACACCTGA
- a CDS encoding Hsp70 family protein, translating to MRIGIDFGTSYSAAGAVVDGEVQLIRFGDQAQFRTTAFFPQRLPDIHHFELTAALQDDVTRWMTSARADQARELARLERLRQSAMALPLHQRDAALAQVPTMRRRGDDELRRAAIAAVRRDWVAGQVREAMDATAELDDALYGDEAVDAFLAAGEGHLVVSPKSMLGYKLEAHARDVLLGIATHVLRHIRTTASAQLGTEVRSAVMGRPVRFRSSMEEAGGVQALEILTDAAHAAGFEAVEFLEEPAAAAYDFHRRSERACRTMILDIGGGTTDMALALVGGDTPAPVIHGAWGEPVGGTDVDLELSMRGVMPLFGKNVTRTAVHRYYEASHVQDLQRQANFHKARFDDVEAPYGARLMALQQAGNTVRLNRAVEQAKIGLSATGSVPVDLDYIEAGLACDIDRAHLAAAAERPFLAQLRALMREAGAGAIEAPEVIYLTGGMSRSPYVPALVAEVFPGVEIVRGDASLGVVTGLARAAAAD from the coding sequence ATGCGGATCGGGATCGATTTCGGCACGAGTTACTCGGCCGCGGGTGCGGTGGTGGACGGCGAGGTGCAGCTGATCCGTTTCGGCGACCAGGCGCAGTTCCGCACCACGGCGTTCTTCCCGCAGCGGCTGCCGGACATCCACCATTTCGAGCTGACCGCCGCGCTGCAGGACGACGTGACGCGATGGATGACCAGCGCACGCGCCGACCAGGCCCGCGAACTCGCGCGCCTCGAGCGCCTGCGGCAGTCGGCCATGGCGCTTCCGCTGCACCAGCGCGACGCCGCCCTGGCCCAGGTCCCGACCATGCGCCGGCGCGGCGACGATGAGCTCCGCCGCGCGGCGATCGCCGCCGTGCGCCGCGACTGGGTGGCCGGCCAGGTGCGCGAGGCCATGGACGCCACGGCAGAGCTGGATGACGCGCTGTACGGCGACGAAGCGGTGGATGCGTTCCTGGCGGCCGGCGAAGGCCATCTGGTGGTCTCGCCGAAATCGATGCTCGGCTACAAGCTGGAAGCGCATGCGCGCGACGTGCTGCTGGGCATCGCCACGCACGTGCTGCGCCACATCCGCACCACGGCCTCGGCGCAGCTGGGCACCGAGGTGCGCTCCGCGGTAATGGGCCGCCCGGTGCGCTTCCGCAGTTCCATGGAGGAGGCCGGCGGCGTGCAGGCGCTGGAGATCCTCACCGATGCCGCGCATGCGGCCGGTTTCGAGGCGGTCGAATTCCTCGAAGAACCGGCCGCGGCCGCCTACGACTTCCACCGCCGCAGCGAACGCGCCTGCCGCACCATGATCCTCGACATCGGCGGCGGCACCACCGACATGGCGCTCGCCCTGGTGGGCGGCGACACGCCGGCGCCGGTCATCCACGGCGCGTGGGGCGAGCCGGTCGGCGGCACCGACGTGGACCTTGAGCTGAGCATGCGCGGGGTCATGCCGCTGTTCGGCAAGAACGTCACCCGCACGGCCGTGCATCGCTACTACGAGGCGTCCCACGTGCAGGACCTGCAGCGGCAGGCCAACTTCCACAAGGCGCGCTTCGACGACGTGGAGGCGCCCTACGGCGCGCGCCTGATGGCGCTGCAGCAGGCCGGCAACACCGTGCGCCTGAACCGCGCGGTGGAGCAGGCGAAGATCGGACTGAGCGCCACCGGCAGCGTGCCGGTGGACCTGGACTACATCGAGGCGGGCCTGGCCTGCGACATCGACCGGGCGCACCTCGCGGCCGCAGCCGAACGGCCATTCCTGGCGCAGCTGCGCGCGCTGATGCGCGAGGCCGGTGCCGGCGCGATCGAGGCGCCCGAGGTGATCTACCTCACCGGCGGCATGTCGCGCTCGCCATACGTGCCGGCGCTCGTGGCCGAGGTGTTCCCGGGCGTGGAGATCGTGCGTGGTGACGCGTCGCTCGGCGTGGTCACCGGCCTCGCGCGCGCGGCCGCCGCCGACTGA